The region GACCGCGGCGACCTTCACCGGCCGTAATTTCGGCTGGGTGCCGGGGGAAAAGGCCCAGGCCATCGCCCACGTCGCCCGCATTGTGCGGGAAGACGACGGCACCGGCGCTCTCGCGCAGGAGTTCGGCCGCCTGCCGCTGGCCGTCATGCTCACCGGCAGCGGCCAGCCGATTCCCAATGAGTTCCGGCTCCCTCCCGCCTTCCGGGTCAACGTCGCCAGGGCCACCGACCAGGAAATCTTCGACGGCGTCGTGCGCCTGGTCGCCGCCTACGTCGAGCAACTGGCTTTTGCCCAAGACAAGGCCGGGAGCTTCATCCTGTCGCCCTACGATGTCTTCTTGGCCCGCAATGGCCTGCCCAGAAAGCCGGAGGCGAATGAATCGCCGCTCGACTACAGCCGGCGCCTGCGAACCTTGATCGCCGCCCGCCAGCAAACGGGCACGCTCGTCTTCGTCAGCGGCAATCCGAACACGGCGGACGGCCGGTTCCAATTCCACGATCAATCGTTCCGCTTCGGCGCTGACGAACTGGCCGGCCTGAATATCTTCCTGGCTGAGCCGGCTGCCCTGCCGCTGGCCCCGCGCGAGATTGCCGCCGGCGGCATCGGCAACTGCGTCGCCTGCCATGCCGCGCCGAACTTTACCGATTTCAACCTGCACAACACCGGCACGGCCCAGAAAGAATACGACGGCCTGCACGGCGCCGGACGATTCGCCCAACTCGCCATCCCGAACCTGGCGGAGCGCAGCGCCTCTCCCGAGCGCTACCTCCCCGCAACCCACAACCATCCGTCCTATCAGGAGCCATTCCGGGCTGTTCCGATGGCCGCCAACCCCGGCCTGACGGATCTCGGCGTCTGGAATATCTTCGCGAATCCCGACATGCCGGAGCCGCAGGACACGATCCGCGCCATGCTCTGCGACGGCCAGCAGCCCTGTCCGCTGGCTGACAGCATCCTGCTCGACCGCGCCATCGCCCGCTTCAAGACTCCGGGGCTTCGAGACCTGGGACACGGCGGGCCCTACATGCACAACGGGCAATTCGATACGCTGGACGACACGGTGCAATTCTACCGGGACGCCGCCGCACAGGCCCGGGACGGCGCCTTGCGGAACGGCGCCGTGCAGCTACAGGGCATCGCCCTGACACAGGCCGACGTGGCGTCACTGGCTGCATTCTTGAAATCGCTGAACGAGGATTACGAATAGGAGGGGCACGCATCCAGCATCGTCAACAGCCGGCGCTCTCCACGCGCCGGCACCGGAGTGGGAGCCATGACCTCCCACTTCGCGGGCGGGGGCCCTCAGTCCTCCTGGGGCCCCCCGCCCACACTTTTGCAGCGCAGAACGCCACCGATACCGTGTTTATGACTTCATCTGCTCGGCGAGATAGGCGGGAAGGCCGGTCTGGCCAATGGTGGCGAGCTGGCGCTCGAAATAGTCGACATGTTCCTCCGAATCCACGACCATCTCTTCCAGCTTGTGGCGCGTGGTGAAGTCCCCGACCTTGGCCGCATGGGCGATCGCCTTCCGCAGCATCTCCACATCCTCTTTTTCAAAGGCAAGATTCGTCTCGAACAAGTCTTTAACCGACGCCCCGTCTTTCACCTTGTCCAGCTTGCTCACATCGGCCCGTCCGCCCAGGTAGAGAATATGCCGGACCAACTGGCCTGAATGGGTCACCTCTTCCGTATATAAATGCTGAAATTGATCGGCCAGCCGCTCATAGCCCCAATGGCGGCACAACTCCGCGTGCAGCAGATATTGGTGCACGGCCGTCAATTCGGCTGTCAGGATCTCAGCGAGCCGATCAAGGATTCCTTCTTTGGCTTTCATCAGAGCACATCCTTTCCTTCATCTTGGGGAAACCGTTCTCCGCTAGCTGTCTTTTTTGATCTGCTCGGCGAGATAGTTCTCGAGGCCGACCTGCTTGATCGTTTCCATCTGCGTTTCGATCCAGTCGATATGCGCATCGACATCCTTCGCCATGTCCTCGAACATGTGCCGCGTCGTGAAGTCCGCCACTTTGGCGCAATGGACGACCCCGTCACTCAACAGCGCCAGCATCTCCTGCTCCGCCTTCAGATCGAGTTTGAGCTGCTCGGGCACCGTTTCACCGACCTGCACCGCGTTCATGCGCTGCACGTTGGGCACCCCCTCAAGATAGAGAATGTGGCCAATCAATACATCGGCGTCCTTCATCTCGTCGATGCTGCGCTCACGCACTTTATGGTGCAGCCGTTCATACCCCCAGTTTGCGCACATCTTGGCATGCACAAAATACTGATTGATGGCCGTGAGATCGGCCGTCAACACCTTGTTCAAAAGGTCGATTACACCCTCTTTCGCTTTCATCGGTAGTTCCCCTTTCTTCATTCAGGCAGGCCCTCTGATCGGGGCGCAGGCAGGTCTTATGAGTCGTAGCGACCGAACTGTTATCTTTATTATCCTCTGGCATTCGGCGCCCGTCAACCGACAGCCCTTGAGAGGGTGCCCTCACGACGGAGCGCACATGAATCCGTTTCTCAGATTCAACGGCGGAAAGGATGAGGAAGAAAATCGACGGGCGAGCAGCAGCACTATCCGGCTTCGCGGTACCCGCATTCTTCATTGCGGCATTGCACGCTCCGGCCGGCCTGTTTGCTGACTTTCTCAATGAGGAACGGCGCCTGGCACGTCGGACACGCCTTGTTGACGGGGCGATCCCACAGCGCAAATTCGCACTTCGGGTAATGGCTGCAGGCGAAGAACGAGCGCCCCTTCTTGGTCCGCTTCTGCACAAGATCTCCGCCGCAGTCCGGCTGAGGGCACTTCACGCCTAACGCCATCGGCTTGGTCGTCTTGCACTCGGGATAGGCCGAACAGGCGATAAACTTCCCGAACCGCCCGGTCTTGACGACCATGGCGCTGCCGCACTTGTCGCACTTCTGGTCGGTCGTGAGTTCAATCTTCGGGACAATCTTGATCGTCCCATCTTCGAGCTTCTGAAAATTCTGCGTATTCTTGCAGGGCGGATCGTCTTTATAGGCGGGGCACGCGAGGAACTTGCCGTTCCGCC is a window of Nitrospira sp. DNA encoding:
- a CDS encoding bacterioferritin, translating into MKAKEGILDRLAEILTAELTAVHQYLLHAELCRHWGYERLADQFQHLYTEEVTHSGQLVRHILYLGGRADVSKLDKVKDGASVKDLFETNLAFEKEDVEMLRKAIAHAAKVGDFTTRHKLEEMVVDSEEHVDYFERQLATIGQTGLPAYLAEQMKS
- the bfr gene encoding bacterioferritin, which gives rise to MKAKEGVIDLLNKVLTADLTAINQYFVHAKMCANWGYERLHHKVRERSIDEMKDADVLIGHILYLEGVPNVQRMNAVQVGETVPEQLKLDLKAEQEMLALLSDGVVHCAKVADFTTRHMFEDMAKDVDAHIDWIETQMETIKQVGLENYLAEQIKKDS